One stretch of Heliomicrobium undosum DNA includes these proteins:
- a CDS encoding sigma factor G inhibitor Gin, translated as MKEAALLPRCSTCRQVPPEGIAGGLWIRGVFLCNRCLADLSSWTTENESYRTLKNSLDRLWQRPDWRRHLASGGRP; from the coding sequence ATGAAAGAAGCCGCCTTGTTGCCGCGCTGTTCCACCTGCCGGCAGGTGCCGCCGGAAGGGATCGCCGGAGGGCTCTGGATCCGCGGCGTTTTTCTCTGCAACCGTTGTCTGGCTGACTTGTCCTCCTGGACGACCGAAAATGAGTCCTATCGGACCTTGAAAAACTCCTTGGACCGGCTCTGGCAGCGGCCCGATTGGCGGCGCCATTTGGCCTCGGGAGGCCGCCCGTGA